The Flavobacterium sp. 102 genomic interval ACACCTTCAGGCGCTTACCGAAATCGTTACGCACCAAAGGAGCGCGTGGCTTGGAGTGACGGTATTTTGCGTTCTGATTATGATACCCACATGAAAGGGATGGATGTTTTTGGTTTTTCGATTACTGATGTGCCTTTGTTGATGAAAGACTTCCTGACTGTTCAAGAAAAAACGCCCGAAGACTATGATTACTTCATTCTGCATCAGGCCAATAATTATATTTTGAAGCAGTTGTCTCGAAAATTGAAAATTCAGACCGAGAAAATTCCGGTTTCGTTAGATCGTTTCGGGAACAACAGTAGTAACTCGATTCCGTTAGTATTAGCAGATCATTTCGGATTAAAAAAGCAAGGGAATATTAAGATATTTATCTGTGGTTTTGGTGCAGGTTTGTCATTGGCTTGCGGTGATTTGACCATTGATACGGCTGTCATTAATCCATTAATTGAAACCGATTCTTACTATAAAGAAGCCTATTGATTTTGAGATGGCCGTTTGTTTTATAGGTAAAAACGGCTTACTTTTACCACTTAATTTATTTTAATAATACAGCCTAACAGATATACAAAAATGAATGTCTTAGAAAATTACAATTCTGTTTTTAGTTCCGTTTTTAATGTTGATGAATCGGTGTTGAGTGATGATTTCAGCGCTACCAGTGTTGATAATTGGGATTCTATTACCCAATTGAGTTTGGTTACCGCCATGGAAGATACTTTTGATATTATGCTCGATCCGGAAGATATTTTGAACTTTAAATCGTATGCAGTTGGTAAAGAAATTGTCGCCAAATATGGTGTAAACTTCTAAAACTATTTTTATGAAGAGCAATAGAATTTTGGAAGGCAAAATTTGCTTAGTGACAGGAACCAATCGCGGCATCGGGAAATCGATT includes:
- a CDS encoding acyl carrier protein, with the translated sequence MNVLENYNSVFSSVFNVDESVLSDDFSATSVDNWDSITQLSLVTAMEDTFDIMLDPEDILNFKSYAVGKEIVAKYGVNF